In the Drosophila teissieri strain GT53w chromosome 3R, Prin_Dtei_1.1, whole genome shotgun sequence genome, GCTGACTGGCTGCTGAGCTGGCCACACTCACCACTCCAACCAAATGCAAAACATCGACGTCGATTGTTATCGGTGCCCACTGTCATATCTAAGAAAGCGCGAGACGAAAAGCAGACGCCGCAGAAATCCGGTGAAAAGAGATTGGAATTGCACGCGATCCTAACGAGCTAGAGCGAATCCGAAATGGGCAAGGAAAAGGCGGCCGCGTCCTACAACATAGGCGACCTGGTGTTCGCCAAGGTGAAGGGCTATCCGCCGTGGCCGGCCAAAATCaccaagagcaacaacaacaagaagtacAATGTTTACTTCTACGGCACGGGCGAAACGGCCAACATCAAGGTGGAGGATCTGTTCCCGTACGCGAACAACAAGGAGCGCTTCGCCACCGAGAAGATCATGAAGCGGGCCAAGTTCATCGAGGCCATCGAGCAGATCGAGAGCGCCCTACGCGGCGAGGACTCGGCGCCCATCGATTTGCTCGGCGGCGGCGCAGAGCCAGTTGCTCCGCCCGCATCTGGCGATGTCGTCAAGACGGAGCAGGTAAAGGAGCCGGAGGCACCCACTGCTTTACCTGTCGCGACACCGGCCGATAAGCCCAAAAAGAGCGGCAACCGGAAGACCAAGGCACCACCGCGCCATGTGGATGGCGACAGTGAAGCAGGCGCTGAAGCCGCCGCCACGGAAGTTGCTTCTCCGCCGGCCAAGCGAAGGGTTCCCACCGAGGGTCTGGCTACTGTCGCAGCCACCCCCGCTGCTAGTTCGGCTCCGGCTCCTGCGGCGCCCACATCCAGCAAGAAATCAGTTAAGAAATCCAAGCCCACGGCAGCAGTTACTCCAATTCAGAAGCGGTCACGGCCCGTCAATGTGAGTGTGATCAAATAAAGCGGGTGCAAAACTTCCATCTGACACTAATGTATATTAATTTCTAATTCTGCCCGCACAGAACATCCGGAACGAGATGCTCATGGTGTACATGCCCACAGCCAAGTGTTTGGGAATCGACATAAACTACAACAAGCCGGAATCCTTCGAGAGCGCCGCTGCCGAGGAAGCCTGGATGGAAAACGCCCGCAAAGAAGCCATGgaactaaaactgaaactggagaGCGGTCAAATCGAACCAGAGTCCATGCCCGAGAGGATCGTGGTGGAGCCAACGCGCAGCGAGATACCCAAGCAGGAGGCTTTGCGATTCATCGAGGAGCTTATTGAGCACGAGGATGCCCTCTTCATGGAACGAGACTTCATTCAACTATCCCAGCAGCTGCGCGAGTGTTTGGGTCTGCGACGCGCCAATGTGGGCAAATGCCTGGAGATCCTCGAGCAGTTCAAGGAGGTGGAGCTCACCaagttgatgctgctgcgcAATCCGGAGTGCGTGGACATAATGCGACGACTGCGCCGATATGTGGGCAATCTGGAACTCTGGAAAATGGACCTTTCCGACGAGGTAGAGTTCAAGGAGAGGGCGCAGACAATTCGCAAGGTGTCCTCTGGCATATACGATGGCTTCAAGAGCCTCTTCAATCCGGAGCCCGAGAGCGAGGACAATTTTTGGATCGACTTCTGCGAAAAGGTGAAAATCTACAAGACCTACACGAAAAATATCAACGAAAACCTTCGCGTCGGAATGAACGAGCGCGGATACAACAACCTGGTTGTGGCCAAGGAGGCCGCCGGTTCAGCCGAGTCGGCTCCACAGTGAATGTTTGAGAGCCAGCTCTGCTAGAGCAACTGTATGATAAGGTAGGTTTCATTCCGCTGAGTTAAGCCCTATTCTTCAAGACCCTCTCTTTTATTTCAGTTACTCCTAAGCGTTACAAGCCAGGCAACTTTAAGACCGTGCTCTGGATGACGAAGTTTTAATGAGCCGAGTGTGCTATTGCTTAATTTCTAGgatacaaattcaattaaattccttaCGAGAACCTTACTGAACCTTACATCTGTTTGCCTGCCAGGTGCATATCGTGCAGCGCTCGGGATGGGACTTTTCCTGCCGCATCCGCTTATTATTACCACCAGACTTAAAAGCTTTTCAGCTTCGGACCCCTAAATATTTACTAAGTTTGTAGATGTTTTgaataataatgaattaaaaatagaTGGTATATACAAATTCGCAACGGCTGCTTTATTTTGTCGTTATCCTTTACATTCTAagcaaacattaaaaaaaacttaatttatataGATAAATTCCTAACATAATATAGAGCTCCAGCACTTTGTCCTAATCTATGGATAAGTCATCTTTAGAAATGCAACTTAAGGGGGACAGCTCCATTCCTAGTATTATCAAAACCTATGAATAAGCAACTAGCTCTCCCTGGCGTCTCCGATACCATCCGGCAGAATGGCGAACATGGCCTCCGATTCTGGAAGACAGGGCGAGTCGTAGATCTTGCAAATGCGTGTCTCGCCCTTGCCCTTGCGCAGATACAGTCGCGTGGTGGAGGAGTGGGCCATGATGTGCCCGCCAATGGGCTTCTTGGCATCAAACATGCCGGGTGCGCCGTCCAGCGAGGCAGTCACCTGGTTGGTGATTACCACAGCCACTCCGAACTCATCAGCCAGGCGTTGTAGCATGCGGAGGAACAAGCCCAGATGGTTTTGTCTGGCAGCCAGCTCCCCACGACCTATATAATCCGATCGGTAGAGCGCCATGGCACTGTCCACAATCAGCAAAGCGTATCTGCGAAATATTATATCATTAAATGATGTATACTAAAGAATAGGCCAGCGTACCTGGACTCGAAGAGCATGCCCGCTGCCATCTGGATGAGCTTGGTTTGCTGATCGGAATTGTGGGCACGGGTGAAGGCCACATTGTCCAGCACCTCGGATTCATTCAGTTTGTATCTCTGCGCGATGGCAGCCAATCGCTCGGGACGGAAGGTGTTCTCCGTGTCGATGTACATGCACTTGCCCTCGCCGCCCTTTTGGCTGATGGGCAGCTGGCAGGTTACTGCCAAAGTGTGGCACAACTGCGTCTTTCCGCAGCGGAACTCTCCAAAGATTTCGGTAATGGATCCCGTCTCAATGCCACCACCCAGCAGTTTGTCCAGCTCCTTGGAGCCCGTGCTCAACTGCACAACATCGGCACGCATTTGATAGAAGGTGCGAGCACTAAGAAAGCCCAGAGGCACGAGTTTGTTGGCCTCCGTGATGATCTGCTCCACCTTGCCGCCGCCCAACCCGGGGATGGCCATCAGTTGCTTCTTGGTGGCATTGGCCACCGACTCCACGGTGTGTAGACTGGCTTGCTGGAGCAGCTTGATGTCCTTTGCTGTGATGCTGCCGCCCTGGAAGGAGAGTATTAGCGAATGCCCACAATCCTAGTCGAGATCGCAGTCTACTCACCATTAACTTGGCCACGCTGAGCGgaccctcctcctcctcttcctgcTGATCCTGGACATTCGTGAGCTTCTCCATTTGACAGTTTCGAACTAAAATTTGCCTATTTGTTGTTTCGAGTTtcgttttttaaattgttcgTCTTGCGTGAGAGAATTTCGTGAAAAGACTGCGCGGCGCGCAATTCACCGCAAAGGAGTTAACCATTCGCCCCGAACGCGCAGACTACGTATATTACTACAGTGGTCTCCACCTAAAACGGACGCGCAAGATCACCATGGCGAACCATTACTATTTCGACATTAAACTGTGAGTAGCAGAGACTGAAAAACTAAATCCAACTTGGTTCCTATTAAATTCagtatttttctttctattgAATAGTAAACTTCGGGATCCGGATGCGGTAGTTTTGACCCCAGCCCTGTTTCGAAGCTGCGTTCTTGACGCCCTGGACAGTTTCTTCTGCGAAGAGAAGCCCACACTGGAGATCGTTAAGTTTTGCGCCCAGCAACATCGCGTTGTATTTCGAGTGCCAGAGGAACTGCATGATATAATACGCAAGTCCATTTCTCTTATTGGTCACTACCAGCAAATGCCCTGTCATTTTGAGATATTGGAGACCTCTAAATCATCGCTAGACTTTGAGAAAAGCATTGAAAAGACTTTCTCAGGGCTGCCAAATTTTGAGGATTAGCGATATGGCATATGCAATTTCATTCGTTGTTCAATTATAGaactatatatattgtaaCCGTCACtagaaatttgaatttcaattataaCTGATTTTACTGTGATCCGATTTTATTGCCATTCACAAGGAACCTGAATGCCATCAGGGTTGGTGGTAACCATGAGCATAAGAAGCTACAAAAGCACAAATAGGGTAAACCATTTCAATAACAGTGCATTTAAGATTACATTTGTTATGACCgttaagataacatttaaatcaataaattttaaaacaataagtCTGcacctttttatatttataaatgaatAGCTATTTTTGTTGGCTATTTCTTTATAAACTTCTTACTGTTATAAGCCGAATTGCCATCTCTAGCGGCGCACAGCTGTTTGGGAAGCAGAAAGAAACAGCAAACAAGGGGAGtaattacataaaaaacaCACTGACCGGCAACTTTTGGACGAATTTTCCCGAAGTTTCcgccaaaaaacaaaggcaCTTGGCACTTGCACCCAAAGCATGAGTGGTTACCAATATTTGGACGTGAAGCTGTGAGTTCCGAGGCATAATTGCCGCTCCGTAGAGCCCCACATTCCCCACGTGCGCACGTGCATCatgcaaatataattaagaTAATGCACGTTTCTAATCGCCAGGAAACTCCGTGATCCAGACTCCGTGACTTTGACGCCCGTATTCTTCTTTGGCTGCATCCACAGCTCCTTGGCCAGTATATTTGGCGAAATCGGTGGACAAACCACACTGGACATTGTGAAATTTAGCTCCAGCCAAAAACGCTCCATTCTCCGGGTGCCAGAGAATTTCCTGGTTCGCGTTCGCATCGCTATAGCCCTGATAGGATACTACCAGGACGTGCCCTGCCATTTTCAGGTGCTCAGCACATCCCGCAAGCCCTTGGATTTCGAGGAATCCCCCGAGGAGTTCGTAGCATTTAACTAGCTTAACCGCATCAGGATGTCATTCTCTTACTGCAAGGAGTACGGCAAGGACAAGGTGATCTTCGTGACCAAGGAGGACCATGCCACGCCCAGCACCATCGAGCTGCCGCCGCCAGAGAAGCCGGAGGGCGTGATCACCAAGGATGGCAAGATCAACTGGAGTTGTCCTTGTCTCGGCGGAATGGCCACCGGTCCCTGTGGCGTCGATTTCCGCGAGGCCTTCTCCTGCTTCCAGAACAGCACCGCCGATCCCAAGGGATCGGACTGCTACGATGCCTTCACCAAGATGCGCGACTGCTTCCAGAAGTACCCCACCGTGTACAACAAATCTGGcggcgatgacgacgacgatgatggcTTGAGCGAAGCCTTGGACACGGATGCCGCTTCAGTTGGTGGCCAGAACGCAGATCCGCTGGCGGATGTGGGCAACAATGGAGGCGGCGATGAGGTGCTGACCCCCAATAGCAGTTCGGTGGTGCCCAAGGCTTAGGCCggagtacatacatatgtcctACATTAAGATAAGAGCTAGGTGTGACTtcgtacaaaataaataaagcttgTCATGGCTGGTGGCCAGTCGGGCTTCAATCTATCGTGACTGGGAACTATTTATCTGCCGGATAAGTCTCGAACTAACAAAAGTATTGTTGCAAGGGCATGGTGcttatttcaataaaatgtacTCGTTTTCTAAGTTAGTTAACGAAATAAAAcgctaaaataaattaaaatgtttataataaaCTTG is a window encoding:
- the LOC122619273 gene encoding PC4 and SFRS1-interacting protein yields the protein MGKEKAAASYNIGDLVFAKVKGYPPWPAKITKSNNNKKYNVYFYGTGETANIKVEDLFPYANNKERFATEKIMKRAKFIEAIEQIESALRGEDSAPIDLLGGGAEPVAPPASGDVVKTEQVKEPEAPTALPVATPADKPKKSGNRKTKAPPRHVDGDSEAGAEAAATEVASPPAKRRVPTEGLATVAATPAASSAPAPAAPTSSKKSVKKSKPTAAVTPIQKRSRPVNNIRNEMLMVYMPTAKCLGIDINYNKPESFESAAAEEAWMENARKEAMELKLKLESGQIEPESMPERIVVEPTRSEIPKQEALRFIEELIEHEDALFMERDFIQLSQQLRECLGLRRANVGKCLEILEQFKEVELTKLMLLRNPECVDIMRRLRRYVGNLELWKMDLSDEVEFKERAQTIRKVSSGIYDGFKSLFNPEPESEDNFWIDFCEKVKIYKTYTKNINENLRVGMNERGYNNLVVAKEAAGSAESAPQ
- the LOC122619274 gene encoding DNA repair protein Rad51 homolog, which codes for MEKLTNVQDQQEEEEEGPLSVAKLMGGSITAKDIKLLQQASLHTVESVANATKKQLMAIPGLGGGKVEQIITEANKLVPLGFLSARTFYQMRADVVQLSTGSKELDKLLGGGIETGSITEIFGEFRCGKTQLCHTLAVTCQLPISQKGGEGKCMYIDTENTFRPERLAAIAQRYKLNESEVLDNVAFTRAHNSDQQTKLIQMAAGMLFESRYALLIVDSAMALYRSDYIGRGELAARQNHLGLFLRMLQRLADEFGVAVVITNQVTASLDGAPGMFDAKKPIGGHIMAHSSTTRLYLRKGKGETRICKIYDSPCLPESEAMFAILPDGIGDARES
- the LOC122619275 gene encoding uncharacterized protein LOC122619275; this encodes MANHYYFDIKLKLRDPDAVVLTPALFRSCVLDALDSFFCEEKPTLEIVKFCAQQHRVVFRVPEELHDIIRKSISLIGHYQQMPCHFEILETSKSSLDFEKSIEKTFSGLPNFED
- the LOC122620827 gene encoding uncharacterized protein LOC122620827 encodes the protein MSGYQYLDVKLKLRDPDSVTLTPVFFFGCIHSSLASIFGEIGGQTTLDIVKFSSSQKRSILRVPENFLVRVRIAIALIGYYQDVPCHFQVLSTSRKPLDFEESPEEFVAFN
- the LOC122620826 gene encoding mitochondrial intermembrane space import and assembly protein 40-B; the encoded protein is MSFSYCKEYGKDKVIFVTKEDHATPSTIELPPPEKPEGVITKDGKINWSCPCLGGMATGPCGVDFREAFSCFQNSTADPKGSDCYDAFTKMRDCFQKYPTVYNKSGGDDDDDDGLSEALDTDAASVGGQNADPLADVGNNGGGDEVLTPNSSSVVPKA